The region GGTCGTTGAGACGCTGCTTTTTCGCGAACACCGTCACGTAGCGGTCCTCGAGATGAACGTCCTCCCAGCGGAGTCCCTGGCGTCGTTCATCGCTCCTGTCACGGAGAACCTCGGCCCCCCGTACTCCAGAGTATGAGAGGAGATAGACGAGAGCGCGGTCGCGACAGGCCTTGATCGCTACCTCTCGGTCCTCACTGACGTTGTCGATAGCTTCGTGTGCCTGCTCATCGACGTAAGAGGTGAGCTGTTGGCGATCATCAGCAGACCAGGCCTGCTGCTCTCCGTTCTTGTGACCACCATCGTCAGGGATTGGTTCTGTTGCATTGCGGCGTTGAGCGACGTTCTCGGCGAGATGACCCTCGCGAACGGCCCAGCCACAGAATGCGGAGACATAGGCGTAGTAGGTCCGGACTGTGCCCGTCGCCCAGCCTTGGCGGGTGAGATGCCGAGCGTACTCGCGGAGATGGCCCGACTCTACCTCTTCGAACGTCGTTACGGCGTCCTCGTGCTGAGCGAGGAACTTGACGAAGCGATCGAGCTCTCTATTAGCATCACTCCGATAGTTCCCGCTCTTCCCACCCTGGCCCTTCCCTTTGTCCGTCAGGAAGTCCTCGGTAACCCCATCGATACGAACGATACTACACACCCCCTACTTTCACTGACTTCTGCATACTCTCAGCCTGCGTAACCCTAGCTCTGAGTCGTTGCATCCTATTCGCTGTGGGAGAGGGCGGGGAGGTGGGTAAAGTTACTAGTCCTTATTCGATTAAGCACGAGTAAACTGATCTTAACCGGATTTTGCCGATCCCAGTAGTCTGGGGCTCTACAGCGTCTGAACTCATGCCTATAAACTACATACTGTGATATCAATATTTGTCCGGTTGGATGTCAGAGGTTCGGCGTTTGGATTTCTACAAATCACCTGTTTGCTTATAACTGTGGCTGGCTAGATAGTCGTCCAATGCACCGTGTGGACGTTCGTTGCACCTATTTTCCGGTTGTCTCGAAGAAGTCACGGGCGGCACTGAATCATCCACTCCGAGGGAGGTTTATAACCGTGGGATAGTGAGTTAAATATCAATGACTCTCGTTGTCGAGTTCGATCTGATCTCGGAGAAATTACCGCTGACAGAGGTTGCCGGTGCTGCTCCGGACCTCATCCTCAGAGTTGATGATATCCTGACTTCTGAGCGCAGCCGGCCGGTGCTCGTTTTCTGGGCCGAAGGTGAGACATTCGAAACCCTCGAAACGGCACTCGACGAGACAGCGGTGGCGACATACAGTGTCCTCGGAACGACACAGAATCGTCGTCTCTATCGCGTGGAGTTATCCGAACAACCGCCAGCCATCTACACTGAGTTCGTTCGATTGGATACCGCCCCAATCAACGCGACGATCACACCGACGGGATGGCGAGCACGTATCCGATTTTCCAGCCGTGAGGCGCTCGCCGAATTCAACGACTCCTGTGAGACGTACGGTATTACCTTGCAACTCGACCAGATATTCGAAGCCCCACCCGAGACCGACGACGAGTATGGACTCACGCCAAAACAGCACGAAACGCTGCTCGCTGCCCACGAAGCGGGCTATTTCTCGATTCCTCGAACTGGCTCCTTGGAGGAGATTGGGGCTGAACTCGGCGTGTCCGCGCCGTCGGTCTCCGAACGACTTCG is a window of Halococcus salsus DNA encoding:
- a CDS encoding helix-turn-helix domain-containing protein, yielding MTLVVEFDLISEKLPLTEVAGAAPDLILRVDDILTSERSRPVLVFWAEGETFETLETALDETAVATYSVLGTTQNRRLYRVELSEQPPAIYTEFVRLDTAPINATITPTGWRARIRFSSREALAEFNDSCETYGITLQLDQIFEAPPETDDEYGLTPKQHETLLAAHEAGYFSIPRTGSLEEIGAELGVSAPSVSERLRRAQDRLIRHTVALDERG